Proteins encoded within one genomic window of Kaistia algarum:
- a CDS encoding glycoside hydrolase family 25 protein, protein MVAGSNVVVDISHHNGPVGFGKLAAAGIVGVIQKATQGQSGRDPTYGPNRKKALAAGLLWGAYHFATGSDGLKQADNFLDAVGDFDSTVLVLDFEPNPTGPSMSLEEARSFVSRIHDVTGRYPGFYSGHYIKQLLGTGSDPVLAKCWFWLAQYGPTPVVPPNWTTWTLWQYTDGAMGPQPHGVPGAGRFDRDTYNGDVASLKAFWGT, encoded by the coding sequence ATGGTCGCTGGAAGCAACGTCGTCGTAGACATTTCCCATCACAATGGCCCGGTTGGCTTTGGCAAGCTGGCTGCTGCAGGGATTGTCGGGGTCATTCAGAAGGCAACCCAAGGCCAGAGTGGCCGCGATCCGACCTATGGACCCAACAGGAAGAAGGCGCTTGCCGCTGGCCTGTTGTGGGGTGCCTATCATTTCGCCACCGGCAGCGACGGCCTGAAGCAGGCCGACAATTTTCTGGATGCCGTGGGGGACTTCGATTCCACCGTCCTTGTGCTGGATTTCGAGCCGAACCCGACCGGTCCCAGCATGTCCCTCGAGGAAGCACGCTCCTTCGTGTCCCGAATCCATGATGTCACGGGCCGCTACCCAGGCTTCTACTCCGGCCACTACATCAAGCAACTTCTCGGCACCGGGTCCGATCCGGTGCTTGCGAAATGCTGGTTCTGGCTTGCCCAATATGGTCCGACGCCGGTAGTGCCGCCGAATTGGACCACGTGGACGCTGTGGCAATACACCGACGGTGCCATGGGCCCGCAGCCGCATGGCGTGCCGGGTGCCGGCCGCTTCGATCGGGATACCTACAACGGTGACGTGGCGTCCTTGAAGGCGTTCTGGGGCACGTGA
- a CDS encoding phytochelatin synthase family protein, with product MSLRQLRILGYALLFAPAIAFAQTLPLPANLVGASTDAGEALLVGAEAREAYFSLADNFVTQKTQSFCGVASMTMVFNAMAIPAPAVPEYVPYNTFTQDNVLDDKTEVVIPKATILKMGMTLDQLGAAIATKPVEATVRHAADTSLDTFRTEARDYLAKDGHFVIVNYLRKAMGQQTGGHISPLAAYDEDTDRFLILDVARYKYPPVWVTSADLYAAMNTPDSDNGNRSRGYVLIAKKVGP from the coding sequence ATGAGCCTTCGCCAGTTGCGGATCCTGGGCTACGCGCTGTTGTTCGCGCCTGCCATCGCCTTTGCGCAGACGCTTCCCCTCCCCGCCAATCTCGTCGGCGCGTCGACCGATGCAGGCGAGGCTTTGCTCGTCGGCGCCGAGGCGCGCGAGGCCTATTTTTCGCTCGCCGACAATTTCGTCACCCAGAAGACCCAGTCCTTCTGCGGCGTAGCCTCGATGACCATGGTGTTCAACGCCATGGCCATCCCGGCGCCTGCCGTGCCGGAATATGTGCCCTACAACACTTTCACGCAGGACAACGTCCTCGACGACAAGACCGAGGTGGTGATCCCGAAGGCGACGATCCTGAAGATGGGCATGACGCTCGACCAACTCGGCGCGGCCATCGCTACCAAGCCGGTCGAGGCGACGGTCCGCCATGCCGCCGACACCAGCCTCGACACCTTCCGCACCGAAGCGCGCGACTATCTGGCGAAGGACGGCCATTTCGTCATCGTCAATTATCTGCGCAAGGCGATGGGCCAGCAGACCGGCGGCCACATTTCGCCGCTCGCCGCCTATGACGAAGACACCGACCGCTTCCTGATCCTCGACGTCGCCCGCTACAAATATCCCCCGGTATGGGTCACGAGCGCCGATCTCTACGCCGCGATGAACACACCGGATTCGGACAATGGGAACAGGTCGCGGGGCTATGTGCTGATTGCGAAGAAGGTGGGGCCGTAG
- a CDS encoding SDR family NAD(P)-dependent oxidoreductase, translating into MTHPAIAPNHVALITGGASGIGLAAAKKFRALGLHVAIADSRLEALDAATAELGPDALAVRTDVSKREAVEALREAVLSRFGPINVLMNNAGTGNGGPALGELPSWERVIGTNLWGIVHGVQAIVPGMIASGRPGLVINTGSKQGITTPPGDTAYNVSKAGVKVLTEGLQHELRNIEGGKVEAKLLIPGFVWTHLTTEGRTEKPAGAWTPEQTIDFMLASIERGDFYILCPDNDVDRATDEKRILWAAGDIAENRPPLSRWHKDWGDKFKAFLKG; encoded by the coding sequence ATGACCCACCCCGCTATCGCCCCGAATCATGTCGCGCTCATCACCGGGGGAGCGTCCGGGATCGGGCTCGCAGCGGCGAAGAAATTTCGCGCGCTCGGCCTCCATGTCGCGATCGCCGACAGCCGGCTGGAAGCGCTCGATGCCGCGACCGCCGAGCTCGGACCGGATGCGCTCGCTGTGCGTACGGACGTCTCGAAGCGCGAGGCCGTCGAGGCGCTGCGCGAGGCCGTACTTTCCCGCTTCGGCCCTATCAACGTGCTGATGAACAATGCCGGCACGGGAAATGGCGGCCCGGCGCTCGGCGAACTTCCCAGTTGGGAGCGCGTCATCGGCACCAATCTGTGGGGCATCGTCCATGGGGTGCAGGCGATCGTGCCGGGCATGATCGCCTCCGGCCGTCCAGGCCTCGTCATCAATACCGGCTCGAAGCAGGGCATCACCACGCCGCCGGGCGATACCGCCTACAATGTTTCCAAAGCCGGCGTGAAGGTGCTGACCGAGGGTCTCCAGCACGAACTGCGCAATATCGAGGGCGGCAAGGTCGAGGCCAAGCTGCTGATCCCCGGCTTCGTCTGGACCCACCTCACCACCGAGGGCCGCACCGAAAAGCCGGCCGGCGCCTGGACGCCGGAACAGACGATCGATTTCATGCTGGCCTCGATCGAGCGCGGCGATTTCTACATCCTCTGCCCCGACAATGATGTCGACCGCGCCACCGACGAAAAGCGCATCCTCTGGGCCGCCGGCGACATCGCCGAAAACCGCCCGCCCCTGTCGCGCTGGCACAAGGATTGGGGCGACAAGTTCAAGGCGTTTTTGAAGGGGTAG
- a CDS encoding lysozyme inhibitor LprI family protein gives MKSFVATSLAIGGAALAMAIMAGPANAASFNCARASLPVEMAICNSPGLGELDQEMAQRYFRLTNYAPGWAVRQIKGEQTNWIARRNACGYDNGCVARAYERRIDKLRGWQAQFGL, from the coding sequence ATGAAGAGCTTTGTTGCGACATCCCTGGCCATCGGCGGCGCCGCTCTCGCCATGGCGATCATGGCAGGCCCCGCCAACGCCGCGTCCTTCAACTGCGCCCGGGCGAGCCTTCCCGTCGAAATGGCCATCTGCAACAGCCCCGGCCTCGGCGAACTCGACCAGGAGATGGCGCAACGCTATTTCCGCCTGACCAACTACGCGCCGGGCTGGGCCGTCCGGCAGATCAAGGGCGAGCAGACGAACTGGATCGCCCGCCGCAACGCCTGCGGCTACGATAATGGCTGCGTCGCCCGCGCCTATGAACGGCGGATCGACAAGCTGCGCGGCTGGCAGGCGCAGTTCGGCCTCTGA
- the arfB gene encoding alternative ribosome rescue aminoacyl-tRNA hydrolase ArfB, giving the protein MIPVTDTIFLDESEIEESFIRSSGPGGQNVNKVSSAVQIRFDARRSRSLPDAVAVRLMRLAGSKLTQDGVIVITAQRHRDQARNRVDAVDRLVGLIREAVPPPVPRRATKPTKASKERRLEGKANRSGVKSMRGRIKLD; this is encoded by the coding sequence ATGATCCCCGTCACAGACACGATCTTTCTCGACGAGAGCGAGATTGAGGAGAGCTTCATCCGCTCGTCCGGTCCGGGCGGGCAGAACGTCAACAAGGTGTCGAGCGCCGTGCAGATCCGCTTCGATGCGCGCCGCTCGCGCTCTCTGCCGGACGCCGTAGCGGTAAGGCTGATGCGGCTGGCCGGATCGAAGCTGACGCAGGACGGCGTCATCGTCATCACGGCGCAGCGTCATCGCGACCAGGCGAGGAACCGGGTTGATGCGGTGGATAGGCTGGTTGGGCTCATCCGCGAGGCCGTGCCCCCGCCAGTCCCGAGGCGTGCAACCAAGCCGACCAAGGCCTCGAAGGAGAGGCGCCTCGAGGGCAAGGCCAACCGCTCCGGCGTGAAGTCGATGCGCGGCCGGATCAAGTTGGACTGA
- a CDS encoding GlsB/YeaQ/YmgE family stress response membrane protein, with the protein MGIIWTIIIGGVAGIIAKFITPGDNEPKGFILTILLGIAGAFIATWLGQAIGWYGPNDQAGFIGAIVGAVILLLIWGAVVRKRG; encoded by the coding sequence ATGGGCATCATCTGGACGATCATCATCGGCGGCGTCGCCGGCATCATCGCGAAGTTCATTACCCCCGGCGACAATGAGCCAAAGGGCTTCATCCTGACGATTCTGCTCGGCATAGCCGGCGCCTTCATTGCTACCTGGCTCGGCCAGGCGATCGGCTGGTATGGGCCGAACGATCAGGCCGGGTTCATCGGCGCGATCGTCGGCGCGGTCATCCTGCTGCTGATCTGGGGCGCGGTCGTCCGCAAGCGCGGCTGA
- a CDS encoding YgaP family membrane protein has protein sequence MIFRSRQQPPVVVPEISPAGRTLSVIAGLVLAAASVRPRPNRFLSVLALATGSYLAYRGATGHCPITEAFEERFGDPDPRAR, from the coding sequence ATGATCTTTCGCTCAAGACAGCAGCCGCCCGTCGTCGTTCCGGAGATTTCCCCGGCAGGACGCACCCTGTCCGTAATTGCGGGGCTGGTGCTCGCCGCCGCATCGGTCCGGCCACGGCCGAACCGCTTCCTTTCCGTGCTGGCTCTCGCGACCGGTTCCTACCTCGCCTATCGCGGCGCCACCGGCCATTGCCCGATCACCGAAGCATTCGAGGAACGCTTCGGCGATCCGGACCCCCGGGCTCGCTAA
- a CDS encoding DUF72 domain-containing protein, giving the protein MIYVGIGGWVFEPWRGTFYPDKLPQKRELEYASGKLTAIEVNGTYYGSQKPESFRKWAADTPEGFVFSLKGSRFTTNRRVLAEAGESIDRLIGSGITELGAKLGPINWQFMETKKFDAEDFEAFLALLPKAVDGVRLRHVVEVRHESFQTPEFIDLARRYGVAIVLADSVKFPMIADPTAPDFVYARLQDASEGEELGYSAAALDLWRDRALAWERGGVPDDLPLLAEPPKENGPRDVFLFMINGFKPKAPHAAMALIERLRRG; this is encoded by the coding sequence ATGATCTATGTCGGCATTGGCGGCTGGGTATTTGAGCCCTGGCGCGGCACATTCTATCCGGACAAGCTGCCACAGAAGCGCGAACTCGAATACGCATCGGGCAAGCTCACCGCGATCGAGGTGAACGGCACCTATTATGGCTCGCAGAAGCCTGAGAGCTTCCGCAAATGGGCGGCTGACACGCCTGAGGGCTTCGTCTTCTCACTGAAGGGCTCGCGATTCACCACCAATCGCCGTGTCCTCGCGGAGGCGGGGGAGTCAATCGACCGCTTGATCGGCAGCGGAATCACGGAACTTGGCGCGAAGCTCGGGCCGATCAACTGGCAGTTCATGGAGACGAAGAAGTTCGACGCGGAGGACTTCGAGGCCTTCCTGGCGCTGCTGCCGAAGGCGGTCGACGGAGTGCGTCTTCGCCATGTCGTCGAAGTGCGCCACGAGAGCTTCCAGACACCCGAATTCATCGACTTGGCGCGCCGATATGGCGTCGCCATCGTGCTCGCGGACTCGGTCAAGTTCCCGATGATCGCCGATCCGACCGCTCCCGACTTCGTTTATGCGCGGCTCCAGGATGCCAGCGAGGGCGAAGAACTGGGCTATTCCGCCGCAGCCCTGGACCTGTGGCGGGACCGGGCGCTGGCCTGGGAGCGCGGCGGTGTGCCGGACGACCTGCCGCTCCTCGCCGAGCCGCCTAAGGAAAACGGGCCGCGCGACGTTTTCCTGTTCATGATCAATGGCTTCAAGCCGAAGGCGCCGCATGCCGCCATGGCCTTGATTGAGCGGCTTCGCCGCGGCTGA
- a CDS encoding septal ring lytic transglycosylase RlpA family protein has protein sequence MSSKLRLAAIAAAFVAATAAYSVGTKPAEAGSQCGRASWYKLGGKTASGERNNPSALTAAHRSLPFGTRVKVENLKNGKFVVVRINDRGPFTGGRVIDLSRAAAQQIGMLSSGTAKVRLVVDGGNLRGACPA, from the coding sequence TTGAGTTCCAAGCTACGTCTCGCGGCGATTGCCGCTGCCTTCGTTGCCGCCACAGCGGCATATTCGGTGGGAACGAAGCCGGCGGAAGCCGGAAGCCAGTGCGGCAGGGCCTCCTGGTACAAGCTCGGCGGCAAGACCGCGAGTGGCGAACGCAACAATCCGAGCGCCCTGACGGCGGCGCATCGCTCTCTCCCTTTCGGCACTCGCGTCAAGGTCGAGAACCTCAAGAACGGCAAGTTCGTGGTCGTGCGGATCAATGATCGCGGACCGTTCACCGGTGGTCGTGTCATCGACCTCTCCCGCGCCGCGGCCCAGCAGATCGGCATGCTGTCGAGCGGCACTGCCAAGGTCCGCCTCGTCGTCGACGGCGGCAATCTACGCGGCGCCTGCCCGGCCTGA
- the modC gene encoding molybdenum ABC transporter ATP-binding protein: MTLRVDVRKRLGTFALDMRFEASGGLTALFGPSGSGKTTLVNLIAGLIAPDDGVIVLDGRVLADTASGIFLRPPKRRIGYVFQEGRLFPHLSVRANLTYGRWLTPKARRWGDVDAIVDLLAIGHLLARWPRDLSGGEKQRVAIGRALLSSPECLLMDEPLAALDGARKAEILPFIERLRDEMKLPIVYVSHSVDEVARLADQVVRIEGGRVAASGPVGEIFAAIDSDGDFEAGAVLTATVSAEPERDGLSRLDHPAGPLLVPHVGKPAGSRVRLRIRSRDVTLAVGEPGRLSVRNRLNATVLEIAERSPPDVAVRLDIGGEPLVARITRDAARELELAPGLSVTVLVKAVALEERRG; the protein is encoded by the coding sequence GTGACGCTGCGGGTGGACGTTCGCAAGCGGCTGGGCACATTCGCGCTCGATATGCGCTTTGAAGCCAGCGGCGGTCTCACGGCTCTGTTCGGCCCCTCCGGTTCGGGCAAGACGACGCTGGTCAATCTCATCGCCGGCCTGATCGCCCCCGATGATGGAGTGATCGTGCTGGACGGCCGCGTCCTCGCCGATACCGCATCCGGCATCTTCCTGCGGCCGCCAAAGCGGCGGATCGGCTATGTGTTCCAGGAAGGGCGCCTGTTCCCGCATCTGTCGGTGCGCGCCAATCTGACCTATGGCCGCTGGCTCACGCCGAAAGCGCGCCGCTGGGGGGATGTCGACGCGATCGTGGATCTACTCGCTATCGGCCACCTGCTGGCGCGCTGGCCACGCGATCTATCCGGGGGCGAGAAACAGCGCGTCGCCATCGGCCGCGCCTTGCTCTCCAGCCCCGAGTGTCTGTTGATGGATGAGCCATTGGCGGCGCTGGACGGCGCGCGCAAGGCCGAAATCCTGCCCTTCATCGAGCGCCTGCGCGACGAGATGAAGCTGCCGATCGTCTATGTCAGCCATTCGGTCGATGAGGTCGCCCGCCTCGCCGATCAGGTGGTGCGGATCGAAGGCGGGCGCGTCGCGGCGAGCGGTCCCGTCGGAGAGATATTCGCCGCGATCGACTCGGATGGCGATTTCGAGGCCGGCGCCGTGCTGACGGCCACGGTTTCGGCGGAGCCGGAACGCGACGGGCTGAGCCGTCTCGACCATCCTGCTGGCCCGCTGCTGGTTCCCCATGTCGGCAAGCCGGCCGGCAGCCGGGTACGCCTGCGCATCCGCTCGCGCGACGTGACGCTCGCCGTCGGCGAGCCGGGCCGGCTATCGGTAAGGAACCGCCTCAACGCGACGGTCCTCGAGATCGCCGAGCGCAGCCCCCCCGATGTCGCCGTCCGTCTCGACATTGGCGGCGAACCGCTGGTCGCGCGCATCACGCGCGACGCCGCCCGCGAACTCGAACTGGCGCCGGGCCTGTCGGTCACCGTGCTGGTCAAGGCGGTAGCTCTGGAAGAGCGGAGGGGTTGA
- the modB gene encoding molybdate ABC transporter permease subunit, with product MDSLFTADEWTAIGLSLKVASVATLASLPVGIAMAMLLSRVRFPGRSLLAGLVSLPLVMPPVVTGYLLLIAFGRKGPIGAFLDQTFGLVFAFRWTGAALAAAVMGFPLMVRAIGLSIDAIDRKLEDAASTLGADRAMVFLTVTLPLALPGILAGLVLAFARSLGEFGATITFVSNIPGETQTIPSAIYALLQSPDGDQAALRLTLVSIAISIAAILLSEWLAARIRRESKP from the coding sequence ATGGACTCGCTCTTCACCGCCGACGAATGGACGGCGATCGGCCTCAGCCTGAAGGTCGCCAGCGTCGCGACGCTGGCGAGCCTGCCGGTCGGCATCGCCATGGCCATGCTGCTGTCGCGCGTCCGCTTTCCCGGCCGCTCGCTCCTTGCCGGCCTCGTCTCGCTACCCTTGGTGATGCCGCCGGTCGTCACCGGCTACCTGCTGCTGATAGCGTTTGGCCGCAAGGGACCGATCGGCGCCTTTCTCGACCAGACCTTTGGCCTCGTGTTCGCCTTTCGCTGGACAGGCGCCGCGCTGGCCGCGGCCGTCATGGGCTTCCCGCTCATGGTGCGCGCCATCGGTCTCTCGATCGACGCGATCGACCGCAAGCTTGAGGATGCCGCGTCGACGCTCGGCGCCGACCGCGCCATGGTGTTCCTGACCGTAACGCTGCCCCTTGCCCTCCCCGGTATCCTCGCCGGCCTCGTCCTCGCCTTCGCCCGCTCGCTTGGCGAGTTCGGCGCGACGATCACCTTCGTCTCGAACATCCCCGGCGAGACGCAGACCATCCCCTCCGCGATCTATGCGCTGCTCCAGTCGCCGGATGGCGATCAGGCGGCCTTGCGGCTCACGCTGGTCTCCATCGCCATCTCGATCGCTGCCATCCTGCTGTCCGAATGGCTCGCCGCGCGCATCCGCCGGGAGAGCAAGCCGTGA
- the modA gene encoding molybdate ABC transporter substrate-binding protein, whose translation MSPSRLRRSLLALAGALLLAAPLGAGIARAADVTVFAAASLKNALDTATSAYKAKTGKDIAVSYAASSALAKQIEAGAPADIFFSADLDWMDYLAKKDLIDTASRVTLLGNTLVLVAPKDSTASLTVAKDFPLAEALGKDGKLAMGTVASVPAGKYGKAALEKLGVWAAVEPHVAQADNVRAALAFVARGEAPFGIVYGTDAHAEPAVKVIATFPEDSHPPIVYPVALTKRGTSADAKAFLSFLLSPEAKPAFEAQGFTLVGAKG comes from the coding sequence ATGTCGCCGAGCCGCCTTCGCCGCAGCCTTCTCGCCCTTGCCGGCGCCCTCCTCCTCGCCGCGCCCCTCGGAGCCGGCATCGCTCGCGCCGCCGACGTCACGGTCTTCGCGGCCGCCAGCCTCAAAAACGCGCTCGACACGGCAACCTCCGCCTACAAGGCGAAGACTGGCAAGGACATCGCCGTCAGCTATGCCGCCTCCTCGGCCCTCGCCAAGCAGATCGAGGCCGGGGCGCCGGCCGACATCTTCTTCTCGGCCGATCTCGACTGGATGGACTATCTGGCCAAAAAGGACCTGATTGATACCGCCTCGCGCGTGACGCTGCTCGGCAACACGCTGGTGCTGGTGGCGCCGAAGGATTCGACCGCTTCGCTGACCGTCGCCAAGGACTTCCCGCTCGCCGAGGCCCTCGGCAAGGACGGCAAGCTCGCCATGGGAACCGTCGCCTCGGTCCCGGCCGGCAAATATGGCAAGGCGGCGCTGGAGAAGCTCGGCGTCTGGGCGGCCGTCGAGCCGCATGTCGCGCAAGCCGACAATGTCCGCGCCGCTCTGGCATTCGTCGCCAGGGGCGAGGCGCCGTTCGGCATCGTCTACGGCACCGACGCCCATGCCGAGCCGGCCGTGAAAGTGATCGCGACCTTCCCGGAGGACAGCCATCCGCCAATCGTCTACCCGGTCGCCCTCACCAAGAGGGGGACCAGCGCCGATGCCAAGGCGTTCTTGAGCTTCCTGCTCTCGCCAGAGGCAAAGCCCGCCTTCGAGGCCCAGGGCTTCACCCTCGTCGGCGCGAAGGGTTGA
- a CDS encoding glutathione S-transferase family protein yields MTVAYTLYSMHGSGNCYKIRLVLHELGLPFRIIDVEKGSGITTSPDFLALNANAQVPLLVLPDGRPLAESGAMLLHLAEGTALIPADPYERALCWQWMFFEQYSHEPVIAVARNWLFLTPGGRERMAHRIDEWQTKGYRVLSVMEGRLEQSDFFSGPTFSVADIALYAYTHVAEEADYDLSAYPAIRAWLARVASRPRHVGIGWRG; encoded by the coding sequence ATGACCGTGGCCTACACGCTCTATTCGATGCACGGCTCTGGCAACTGCTACAAGATCCGCCTCGTTCTGCACGAACTCGGCCTTCCGTTTCGCATCATCGATGTCGAGAAGGGCAGCGGCATCACAACCTCGCCCGACTTCCTCGCCCTCAACGCCAATGCCCAGGTGCCGCTGCTCGTGCTGCCGGACGGCAGGCCGCTCGCCGAATCGGGGGCGATGCTCCTCCATCTGGCCGAAGGCACGGCGCTCATCCCGGCCGACCCCTATGAGCGCGCGCTCTGCTGGCAGTGGATGTTCTTCGAGCAATATAGCCACGAGCCGGTCATCGCGGTGGCGCGTAACTGGCTGTTCCTGACGCCGGGCGGGCGCGAAAGGATGGCGCACCGGATCGATGAGTGGCAGACGAAGGGTTACCGCGTCCTCTCCGTCATGGAGGGCCGGCTGGAGCAATCGGACTTCTTCTCCGGCCCGACCTTCTCGGTCGCCGACATCGCGCTTTATGCCTATACGCATGTGGCGGAGGAGGCCGATTACGATCTCTCGGCCTATCCGGCGATCCGCGCCTGGCTCGCCCGCGTCGCGTCGCGCCCGCGCCATGTCGGGATCGGCTGGCGCGGCTGA